The following DNA comes from Columba livia isolate bColLiv1 breed racing homer chromosome 38, bColLiv1.pat.W.v2, whole genome shotgun sequence.
CAAGCTATTTGCCCCCCCCAAGCTATTTCCCCCCCCAAGTCATTTACCCCCCCAGTGATTTACCCCCCTATGTTATTTGCCCCCCCAAGCTATTTCCCCCCCCAAGTCATTTGCCCCCCCAAGCTATTTACCCCCCCGTGTTATTTACCCCCCCATGTTATTTCCCCCCCCAAGCTATTTCCCCCCCCAAGCTATTTAACCCCCCCATGTTATTTGCCCCCCCAAGTCATTTGCCCCCCCCAAGCTATTTACCCCCCCATGTTATTTATCCCCCCCAAGTCATTTGCCCCCCCATGTTATTTGCCCCCCCAAGCTATTTACCCCCCCCAGTGATTTACCCCCCTATCATTTGCCCCCCCAAGCTATTTACCCCCCCGTGTTATTTACCCCCCCATGTTATTTCCCCCCCCAAGCTATTTCCCCCCCCAAGCTATTTAACCCCCCCAAGCTATCTGCCCCCCCCAAGCTATTTCCCCCCCCATGTTATTTGCCCCCCCCCGTGACTATTCCCCCCCCCGTGACTAATCCCCCCCCAGGGCTCCAAGCGCGTCCTGCGCTCCAACGAGATCGCGCTCCCCCCCTGCGCCGCCCCCGAGGCCGAGCTGCACCTCACCTTCTCCCTGCAGGTACccgcacccatgggtgccccccccgcccccccagcaccctttggGGTGTCCGCCCCCCCCGTTaaccctttcccccccccccccagtacCCCCATTTCCTGAAGCGCGACGCCAACCGGCTGCAGGTGATGCTGCAGCGGCGCAAGCGCTACAAGAGCCGCGCCATGCTGGGCTACAAGACGCTGGCCGTGGGGCTCATCAACATGGCCGAggtggcacccatgggtgctgggggggggcacggggcgggggggggcggggggggcacccCAGGGGTCCTTGAGGTTCGTTAATGGTCGTTaaagtgggtgctggggggattGGGGTGACTTGGCGTTTGGGGGTCAGGGTGTCCtattggggtttggggggtcctgtaggggtttggggggtcctatgggtgctggggggtcagggtgggggtcagggtgctgggggggtagggtgctgggggggggcacggggcgggggggccggggggggcacCCCAGGGGTCCTTGAGGTTCGTTAATGGTCGTTAaagtgggtgctgggggcatTGGGGTGACTTGGCAtttgggggtcagggggtcctATTGGGGTTTGGAGGGTCCTGtaggggtttggggggtcctatg
Coding sequences within:
- the PACS1 gene encoding phosphofurin acidic cluster sorting protein 1 — its product is MNLYATWEVDRSSPSCVPRLFTLRLQRLLLVRGGGKDLGSVVIAVKLQGSKRVLRSNEIALPPCAAPEAELHLTFSLQYPHFLKRDANRLQVMLQRRKRYKSRAMLGYKTLAVGLINMAEVAPMGAGGGHGAGGGGGGTPGVLE